In Malus sylvestris chromosome 16, drMalSylv7.2, whole genome shotgun sequence, the following are encoded in one genomic region:
- the LOC126608376 gene encoding probable methyltransferase PMT5, with product MRSSWFSKLSLIFGPRPLLSWLLLCVVSVLALIAVLGSSSSHTFDSLTTTSVPDIYTNYRRLKEQAAVDYLELRSLSLGASRQRELGLCSKERENHVPCYNVSANLLAGFKDGEEFDRHCEVSRNRERCLVRPPKDYKIPLRWPAGRDVIWSGNVKITKDQFLSSGSMTKRLMLLEENQIAFHSDDGLIFDGVKDYSLQIAKMIGLKSDSDFLQAGVQTVLDIGCGFGSFGAHLVSLNVMAICIAAYEATGSQVQLTLERGLPAMIGNFITRQLPYPALSFEMVHCAQCGIVWDKKDSMLLLEVDRVLKPGGYFVVTSLTSQPYGSSLSMKNSMFTTMEELTPKVCWTLKAQQYETFIWQKTVDSDCYASRKQGALPVCNEGHDVRSYYKPLVSCISGTTSKRWAPIRNRSSSPHRLSSAELEVHGVQPEDFFEDLRVWRSALKNYWSLLTPLIFSDHPKRPGDEDPLPPFNMLRNVMDMSAHYGGLNAAFLEERKSVWVMNVVPVNAPYTLPLILDQGFAGVLHDWCEPFPTYPRTYDLLHADGLLSHLSSERCGMMDLFLEMDRILRPEGWVVLCDKKGAIEMARMFATQIRWEARVIDLENGSDQRLLVCQKPFVKK from the exons ATGAGAAGCTCCTGGTTCAGTAAACTCTCCCTCATTTTTGGCCCTAGACCGCTGCTCAGTTGGTTACTCTTGTGTGTTGTTAGTGTACTCGCACTAATTGCAGTGCTGGGATCATCTTCTTCTCATACATTTGACTCTTTAACTACCACTTCAGTACCCGACATATATACAAACTATAGGAGGCTAAAGGAGCAAGCGGCGGTTGATTATCTGGAGCTGAGGTCTCTTTCATTGGGGGCTAGTCGACAAAGAGAGCTTGGTCTTTGTAGCAAAGAAAGAGAAAATCACGTGCCTTGTTACAATGTTTCAGCAAACCTTTTAGCTGGGTTTAAAGATGGGGAGGAGTTTGATCGGCATTGTGAAGTATCAAGAAACAGAGAACGGTGTCTAGTTCGCCCTCCTAAGGATTATAAGATCCCCCTGAGGTGGCCAGCTGGTAGGGATGTGATATGGAGTGGAAATGTGAAGATAACCAAAGACCAATTTCTTTCTTCTGGAAGCATGACCAAAAG GTTGATGCTACTAGAAGAAAATCAAATTGCCTTTCACTCTGACGATGGTCTGATTTTTGATGGTGTCAAGGATTATTCTCTTCAAATTGCAAAGATGATAGGTTTAAAAAGTGACTCTGACTTTCTTCAAGCCGGT GTGCAAACTGTACTGGATATTGGTTGTGGTTTTGGTAGTTTCGGAGCTCATTTAGTATCACTGAATGTAATGGCTATTTGTATTGCGGCCTATGAGGCAACTGGCAGTCAAGTTCAGTTGACCCTTGAGAGAGGTCTTCCAGCAATGATTGGAAACTTCATTACAAGACAGCTTCCTTACCCAGCATTGTCATTTGAAATGGTTCATTGTGCTCAGTGCGGTATTGTTTGGGACAAAAAAG ATTCGATGTTGCTTTTAGAAGTTGACCGGGTACTCAAGCCCGGAGGCTACTTTGTTGTAACCTCATTGACAAGCCAACCATATGGAAGTTCATTGAGCATGAAGAATAGCATGTTCACAACAATGGAGGAATTGACCCCGAAAGTCTGTTGGACTCTAAAAGCTCAGCAATATGAAACTTTTATCTGGCAGAAAACTGTGGATTCTGATTGCTATGCATCTCG TAAGCAGGGTGCTCTACCAGTTTGTAATGAAGGGCATGACGTTCGATCATATTATAAGCCTCTCGTATCATGTATAAGTGGGACCACCAGCAAACGCTGGGCTCCAATTCGAAATAGGTCCTCTAGTCCCCATCGATTGAGCTCGGCTGAGCTTGAAGTTCATGGA GTTCAGCCTGAAGATTTCTTTGAAGACTTACGGGTTTGGAGATCAGCTCTGAAAAACTATTGGTCTTTGCTTACACCCTTGATTTTCTCTGACCACCCAAAGAGACCAGGCGATGAAGACCCATTACCTCCATTCAACATGCTACGCAATGTGATGGACATGAGTGCTCATTATGGGGGTTTAAATGCTGCTTTTCTGGAGGAAAGAAAATCAGTGTGGGTGATGAATGTCGTGCCTGTCAATGCTCCCTACACACTTCCTCTCATTCTAGATCAAGGTTTTGCTGGTGTTTTGCATGACTG GTGTGAACCATTCCCGACATATCCTCGAACATATGATTTGCTGCATGCAGATGGGCTGCTCTCACATCTCTCTTCAGAGAGGTGCGGCATGATGGACTTATTCTTGGAGATGGACCGGATTCTGCGACCTGAG GGATGGGTTGTTCTCTGTGATAAAAAGGGAGCTATAGAGATGGCGCGCATGTTTGCTACACAAATACGTTGGGAAGCAAGGGTGATTGACCTTGAGAATGGGAGTGATCAACGGCTACTTGTTTGCCAAAAACCGTTCGTAAAAAAATGA